The segment ACGACGACGGCGAGGAGAGCGACGCCGACGACGGCGAGGACGAGGGAGAGGAGGACACGAGCAACAGACCGCCCAAGCGCGAACGCCTCGGAAGCCGCGATAACTTCTGGGGCAACTGACGGCGAACCGAACCCGCGTCGTGGCACCTGGACAGTCCACCGACCGGCCTATTCTGTGTCTGAGTTCGCAACCTGAGTTGTAGAGTCGCTCATGTTGTACAGAGACGCAGCCTCACTGAGGTGACCCCGAAGATTCGTGCTCTGGAAAGTGACTCAATAGGTTCGAACAGTCAGAAAGCCCCGAGGTTCTCGACTCCCTGGAGCCGCGCTGCGCTCCTCGTTCCTGCGGTGCTTGCGGGCTCCGGGTTCGCCGAGAACCTCGCCCCTTTCAGTCCCACCCTGCACCTCACGCCTCCCCAGCCTCCTGCGGTGCTCGCTGGCGCTGCGCTCCTCGTCCCTCGCGCGGATGGTCGATAGTCGCTACGCGGACACAGCCCGGGTTTTCCGCCGTCCCTAACGCTTAGTCCTCGGCGCGCGTCCACCGGAACATGGACCTGCATCTCGACGGCGATACGGCACTGGTCACGGCGAGTTCGGCCGGGCTCGGGCTCGCGAGCGCGAAGGCACTCGCCCGCGAGGGCGCGAACGTCACCATCTGCGGCCGGGACGCCGACCGGCTGGCCGAAGCCGAGGCGGAGTTCGAAGGACTGGACGGCGACGTGCTCGCACGACAGCGCGACATCACCGACCCCGACGACATCACGGACCTCGTGGAGACCACGGTCGAGGCCTTCGGCGGGCTGGACCACGTCGTCACCTCCGCCGGCGGGCCACGCTCGGGGCCGTTCCTCGACATGACGGAGAAGGACTTCTACAAGGCGTACGACCTGCTCGTGATGAGCGCGGTCTGGACGCTCAAGGAGGCCCACCCCCACCTCGCCGACGGTGACGGCGGGACCTGGACCGCCATCACCTCCACGAGCGTCCAGGAGGCCATCGACGGGCTCGTGCTCTCGAACGGCGTCCGTCGGGCGGTCGTCGGCGTCGCCAAGACCGTCGCCCGCGAGTGGGCCCCGGACGTGCGCGCGAACGTCGTCCTGCCCGCGGCCCACGAGACCAGCCGCATCGGTGAGCTGGTCGAGCAGTCCCTGGAGCGCGGCGAGTACACCACCTACGAGGAGGGCCTGGAGGACTGGGCCGACGGCATCCCGATGGGCCGCATCGGCGACCCCGACGAGCTCGGCGACGTGGTGGCGTTCCTCGCGTCGGACCGCGCGAGCTTCGTCACCGGGGCGTCGGTGCCGGTCGACGGTGGGCGGCTTCGGAGCTAAAGGGATAACAAACGTGTAGCGGTTCAAAGCGTCGCGGCGTGCTCAGGTTTCGATATGTTCGCCGAAGTCGTCGTACCTTCCGCGCTGGTCTCCCCAGATTCGGTCTATTAGATTTCTGGAATCGACCCGAGCGAACTGTGGATCGTCGACTGTACCGTAGATAACGTAGTTTTCGTCTTCTTCTGATGCTAGTTTGTTGTAGACTTTGGCCTGACTTTGGATTTCTTCGAAGAAGGCGGCATCGTATTCTTCAGTTGTATTCCAGTTTCTCAGCTTTTCTGTAAAGTCTACGAGGTATTCTGTAGTAATTCCGACATCGGTGAGACTTCCAATCTCTATGTCGGTATCAGACCCTGTTGCCATTCCCAGTAGCATTGAAGCTGCTGACTTCTTCCTTTCTTCGAAGTCTAGGCTGTCAGAAAATCCTTCAACTGTGTTCTGCTGGTGGTCGTCTGCGAACCGTAGTGGGTGCCACCAAGCATCATAAGCATCATGATCCTCGTTAAGATAGTTAGAATCTTCAACAAGAGGATGGTACTGAGGCCCATTTTCTTCATCCCATGTTTCTGGACTCCCTATTGTTTCCATGATCCGGAGTTCATTGTTGGTTTGGTCGTATACAAGTCCGTTTCCGTGTGTGCTTCTACTGGCTTCTGGTAGGTCGAACGCCCAGAAATGTGAGTCTATGTTAGTATGGGTATCTAGGCTTTCTTGTAGGGTTGCTGCGTATAGTTCATCGTCTGTTGAGATTGGACCGGAGTCGTTGTAGTTTCTTTGCCACTCAAATAAGTATTTTTGAAGCCAGTTAAGCGCTTCTCCGACCGATTCTGAACTAGAAAATTCGCTATAGTTAAAACTTCCAAAACCATCTTCTTCAGCATTTGGATAAATATACCTTCTTGGATTGTTTTTGGCTTGGTGTTCGATTGTTCCTGGTTCTGATTCTGTTCCGATTGATTCGACGAACTGCGAGCCCTCGTCGTGTTGGATGTTCTCGTAATCGTTGTCGTGCCACCACTCCAGCGCGAGCAGGTCGACCTCCATGTTCCGCCAGCGGTCCTCGGCCGGCTCCGAGAACACGCTGGCCTCCGTGACGACGTCCGTGCCGAACTCCTCGCGGTACTGGTCGAGTTGGTCGGTCGAGATCTCGTCCCGAACGCTCCGGTTCCGTCCCAGAATTAGGTGCAGTCGGTAGTTCCGCAGTCGGTCGGTCGTCGCCGTCGTTTCCTCCGTCGCGGTGGGCGTCGCGGTCTCCGGCCGGGCGCTGGTCGCCGCCGTCCTCGTTCGCTCGGTGGTCTGTGCTGGTTCGTCTGACCCGCCCGTACACCCGGCCAGCAGGCCGACGCCACCTGCACCCAGCGCACTCAGCGCGCGCCGTCGCGTCCACACGGCGTCGCCACCCGAGCACTCCTCGATAGCGTCGGCAGAATCGTTCTCGCCCACTGGAATCTCCTCTCTCGGTCGCTTGTGATTACGAGTTGATATACCTACTCCCCGAACGCTCGACGGGCGTCGCTGGCCGGCGAAGGAATTTAAGAGGTGACGCCCAACGTGGGGGCATGAGCGACACCGCGGACGACCCCGAGTTCGACGGGCGACGGGTCCTGGACAAGGCGAAGACGGGGGCGCTCCGGCGGCGAATGCGCGAGTTCGTCTCGGACCGCAACGAGGCCGACCTGAAGGAACTCCGCCGAGCCGTCCGGGAGGGTGACGACCTGTCCGAGATCGTCCGGGCTGACCGCGACGAGCGGCTGTAGCGGCCATGGAGGTTCTGTTCTTCGATACGTCTGCGCTCGTCAAGCGGTACTACGAGGAACCGGGAACCGAGCTGGTCGACGACCTCGTCGAGGACGACCGCAGGGTGACCATCACCTCGCTTGCCGTCATCGAGACCATCTCGGCGTTCAGACGGAAGTACAACCGCGACCAGATATCGGAGTCCGACACCGACGACCTGCTCGCTGCGTTCTTCAGGGAGGCACTGGACGACTTCGTTATCGTCCCGATGGAAGAGTCGATTCAGCAGTTCTCCTTCGACCTGATACTGGAAGACGACCTCCGCACCCTCGACAGTCTCCAGCTTGCCGCCGCCCTCGCGCTGGATGGGGAGGAGGCGGATGTCGTATTCGTCTCCGCCGATTCGGACCTTGTCGCAGTCGCGAACGACCGTGGACTGCAGACCGTCAATCCGGACGGCTGAACGTCAGAACAGGTTCTCCTCGCGCAACTCCGAAACGACCTCCCGAACCCGCTGGGCCTCTCCTTTCGGCACGACCAGCACCCGGTCGTCGAAGGCGGCGACGACGAGGTCGTCCACGCCGACCAGCGAGACGTGTTTGTCGTCGCTGGCGACGACGTTCCCTGACGCGTCGATGCTGAGTCCGTCGCCGAGCATCGCGTTTCCGCCCTGATTCTCGACGCCGAGGCCCGCATCGGTCAGCCGTTCCAGTGCGTCCCACGCGCCGAGGTCGTCCCAGTCGAACGTCGCCGGGACGACGTAGGCGTCGTCGGTGCGTTCGAGCACGGCGTAGTCCACACTGACGGCCTCGGCGCGGGCGAACCCCTCCGCGGGGTCGTCGGCCGTGGCGATGGGGTCGAGCGGCGTCCCCCGGCACTCCCGGAGGAAGGCGTCGGGCGTCCACGCGAAGATGCCGGCGTTCCAGAGACAGCCGTCGTCGACCAGCTCGCGGGCGGTCTCGGCGTCTGGTTTCTCGCGGAAGGATGCGACAGGCGCGACGCCATCCGCGAGGTCGTCCGCCGGCTCGATGTAGCCGTAGCCGGTCGCCGCTCTGGTCGGCTCGACGCCCATCGTCACCAGCCCGTCCGTCTCGACGGCGACCTGGCAGGCGTGCTCGGCGACGGTGGCGAAGTCGCCGTCGACGTGGTGGTCGCTCGGCACACAGCAGAGGACGGCGTCGTCGACCTGCTCGCGGATTCGCCGGGCGGCGTAGGCGAGTGCGGGACCCGTATCTTTCCCCTCCGGCTCGACCAGCACGCCGGCACGGGGCGCGTGCTCGCGGACCGCCTCGGCGTAGCGCTCGCCGGTGAGCACGTACGCCTCGTCGGCGAAGGCGACGCGGTCGACCGTTCTGGCGAGCAGCGAGCCGTCGCCGACGAAGTCGAGGAACTGCTTCGGGCGGTCAGACCTGCTGGCGGGGTAGAGCCGGGTGCCGGTGCCACCGGCGAGCACCAGCGCGACCGTCGTCACCACGTCTCTATCACTCCCTCGCGGATGTCCTCCAGACAGCCCTGGCAGTCGCGGTTCTCGGCGTCGAAACACGGCGGGACGCCCTGCTCGGAGAGCATGACGGCGCGCCGGTCGGCGTGGCGACGGCAGACGATCTTCGCGCGACCGTACTCGTCGGCGGGGAGCCGGTTCACGGTGCGTCCGGTGGTGAACTGCTCCCGGGACTGCTCGTACTGGCGGCCGGCCGAGCGGATGGCGCGGCGGATGTAGCCGCCGATGCCGTCGTCGCCGGCTCCCCCGTCGGTCACCGGGACCACCGCCCGGCGGCGGGCGTTCGAGCGTGGCGTCGGCGCGGACCGGTTCGCATGGGCATCCGTAGCGGGGCGGGCCACAAAGTCGCGTCGGTCGTCCACCTTCGCCCCCGCCCGAACCGGGCGAGAGGGCCGGTTCACGCCCAGAAACCGTCGTTTCGCACCCAGACACCGATTCCACTTTCACCGCGCTTACCACAGCTTAAATACCATCGCGACCCAACGTCGATACGTCTCCCACTGAACACACGCGGAGACAGAGCCAACCATGACCGATGTGCGACAGCACGCCGAAGACCTACACGAACAGTTCTCCGGACACGCGGACGTGTCCGTCGACGAAATCGAGGAACGACTGGAACGACTGGTCGACGAGTTCAAGGTGCCGATGGACGAGGCAACGCGCAGCGTCCGGAGCCACTACGTCGACGAGACCGGTGTCGACCGCGACGAGCTCGCGGGCGGGTCCAGCCAGGAGGTAGAGCTGGGCGACATCGACCAGGACGAGCAGTGGGTCGACCTGACGGTGAAGGTCACCCAGCTCTGGGAGCCGCGCTCCGATTCCATCGCCCAGGTCGGGCTGGTCGGCGACGAGTCCGGCACCAAGAAGTTCGTCTCGTTCACCACCTCCGAGCTGCCGGAGCTGGAGGAGGGGGCGGTGTACCGCCTCTCGAACGTCGTCACCGACGAGTACGAGGGTCAGTACTCCGTGAAGCTCAACCGGACCACGACCATCGAGGAGTTCGACGAGGAGATCGAGGTCGGCGACGACGACGTCACCATCGAGGGCGCGCTCGTCGACATCCAGTCCGGCTCGGGCCTCATCAAGCGCTGTCCGGAGGAGGACTGCACGCGCGTCCTGCAGAACGGACGCTGTGCGGAACACGGCGAGGTCGAGGGTACCTTCGACCTGCGCATCAAGGCGGTGATCGACGACGGCGTCGACGCCCACGAGGTCATCTTCAACGAGGCCGCGACGGAGGACGTCGCGGACATCTCGCTGGAGGAGGCCAAGGACATGGCCATGGACGCACTCGACACGACTGTCGTCGCCGACGAGATCCGCGACGAGGTCATGGGAGTGTACTACCGCGTGACGGGCCCGACGTTCGGCCGGTACGTGCTGGCCGACGACGTCGAGGAACTGACCGAGCGTCCGGACACCGAGGCGACGCTCATCCGAGCGAGGTCGATGTGACATGAGCCAGGCACCCACCCGCGAGGTCGCAAAGCGCGTCTTCGCACGCGAGTTCAACGACGCGACGTACACGTTCAAGGAGTCCGACGAGGAGCGCGCACCGAACTTCGCGCTCCTGCCGACGGGCGACCGCGCGAACCGCGTGTTCGTCGTCGGCACGCTCACCGAGACCGAGGACATCGGCGACGACTCGGAGTACTGGCGCGGCCGCGTGGTCGACCCCACGGGGACGTTCTTCATCTACGCCGGGCAGTACCAGCCCGAGGCGGCGGCGTTCCTCCGCGATACGGAGCCGCCGGCGTACGTCTCGGTCGTCGGCAAGCCCCGGACGTTCGAGACCGACGACGGCAGCATCAACGTCTCGCTGCGACCCGAGTCCATCACCGCCGTCGACGAGGCGACCCGGGACCGCTGGGTCGTCGAGACGGCCGAGCGAACCCTCGACCGCATCGAGGCGTACGACGACGACACCAACGAGTACGCCGCGATGGCGACCGAGCGCTACGACGCGAGCCTGCTCGACAGTTACCGCGAGGAGGTCCTGACCGCGCTGGAGAGCCTCGACGGCGTCGACGTCGACGAGGAGCCGGAAGCGACGGCCTGAAGGGCCACCCGGCGATGTTTTCCGTCTCGGAAGCGACCGCGAGCTACCGCTCCGTCCCGCGTTCGGTCTCGCGGAGCAGTTCGAGTCGCCGTTCGTACTCCTCGTCGGAGATCGCGCCCTCGGCGTACCGCTGCCGGAGGAGCTCGATTGCGGTCGGGTCGTCGTTCTGCCCCGCGACCCGGTCGACCGTGAACGTCACGCTCGCCACGTCGTCATCGAACACGGTAGGACCTCCAGCGGCCGTGGTGTCGGACCCGAGGAACTGGTCGAGCTCTTCCGGTCGGACCGCCGGTTCGGCCGCGTCGAGACGCTCGATGCCGGCGGCGAGTGCGTCCCGGTCGATTCCGCCGCGTGCGTAGCGGATCGCCAGCTGTTCGACCCGTGGATGTGCGTCGAACTCGCCGTCGAGCTCGAAGAGCCGTTCCAGCCGGTGTTCGTACTCCTCGAGGTCTATCTCCCCGTCCGTGTACCGGGCTTCGAGGACGTCCAGGGGGTCCGCCGCCGCGTGCTCGTCGTCGCCTGCCTGCGCCGACGAGCCGCGGACCGACAGCCAGACGGTGAGACCGACGACCCCGACGACGAGGAACGGCACCAGGAACGGGAGGTACCAGAGCAGGGTCCCGAGGGAACCGCCGCCGAACCCGAACACGAAAAACAGCGGGAGCAGGGTGGTGGCGAGCACGACGAGGACGCTCAGGAGGATGGCACCGACCAGCACTGGCGTCGGACCGGTCCCCGACGGTTCGACGCGTGGCCCATCGGTACCATTCATACCCAACACTCGCTGAAACGAACAAAGAAGATTGTGGTCGGGACGACGCTGCCGTCCGGATTCGGAGCTGACGGTGTCGGTCCGGGCGAACCGACCGAGCACTGCTGCCCCGTCCGGCGGCCAGCGGTACCACCGCACCGAGCGTCTGACGAACGTTCAAGTGGCTGTGTGACAGTTACGGGTAGCATGGGCAACAAGAACAAGACGGTCTCGTTCCGCGTCAACGAGGACGCGTTCGAGACGCTGCAGGAAATCGCCGAGGAGCGCGACATCTCGCTGTCGGCGGTGTTCCGCGACTACGTCGACATGCTCGTCGCTCACGACGGGCAGGTCGCGGTGGTGCCCGAGCACGAGGCACCGGAAGAGAAGTCGGTCGACGAAGGGTGGCCGCCGAAGGTCGAGGTGCCGAAGAGCTTCGTCCGCGAGCACGAACGCCTCGAACTCGAGGCCGACCACCTTCGCGAGCAGCTCGACGAGTACAAGCAGTACGTCACCTACCTCCGCGAGCGCGTCGACGACGGCGGCGAGGAGGACGTCATCCACCTCGAAGATCTGGACGGAGCGGAGGACGACGAGGACGAGCCGTACCAGCTCGGCTAACCGGAGAGCGTCTCCTTCTCGCGCTTCGCGGCCTTCCGGGCCTCCTCGTTGCCCTCGACCCGCGCCAGCTCCTCCATCGCCTCCAGCGTGCGGACCGAGTTGTCGAGGAAGGAGAGCACGTCGCCCTCGTAGGCGTACACCATGTAGTCGTCGCCCATCACGTCGACGATAGCCGACGGGCGAAGGCCCTGTGCGCGGAGTTCGAGCAGGTAGCGGACGAACTTCTCCTCGGGGTGGCCACAGTACGGGCTGTTGTCACAGCCGCAGTCCATGAAGTCCTTCGAGAAGTCGAGGACACGCTCGCGCGTCGTCTCGTCGAGCTTCTCCAGCGCCTCACCACCGTTGAACAGCATGTCCAGCGTCGCCCCCTTGAACACGCCCTTCGGAATGTTCGTGTCGAGCTGGGAGCTCAGCTGCCGGTGGTTCTTGACGTATATCTTGTCCGTGATGGCCACGCTTGACCCACGGTAGCGTCGTGACGGGCAAAAGCGTCGCGGTTCCGACCGTGACACCGCATGACGGAGCCCCCACCGAGTCGTAACGTATTTGAGTTCGACCCGGGTACGTTCTGGTGCGTGTCCGGGTTAGGGTAGTGGACTATCCTTCAGCCTTGTGGAGGCTGAGACGCGGGTTCGATTCTCGCACCCGGACCTTCTCGCGACGAACGGACGTGAGGAGCGGTAGGTCCGTCGTAAGGGAATCGAACCCTGCCAGTCGCGCGCAGCGGAGCGAGCACGTCTGGCTTCGGTTCGATTCTCGCACCCGGACCTTTTCACGACGACCGCAGGGAGGAGTGACAAGGCCGAAAGGCGAGAACCGAACCTCACTCGCAGCCTCGCGGTGCTCGGCTACGAGGGCGAGGCACACCGTGACTACGCCGCCCCGTCGTTTCTGGTCGCTCTCGCCTGCGTCGCCGTGCAGATGAGCCACACGGAGGCCGAACGAGAGGCGAACGCGGGGCCGCAGGAACCGAAGACGGCGGAAGGAAGGAACGGAAGTTGAAGAAACGGAAGGAGGAGGTGGAGAAGCCCGCTCACGGCGCGGACGGTGGCGGCGGCTGACAGGGTTCACCAGCGGCAGGTCACGTCTCCCGGACGGACGTCCGGCGGCTCGGCTCGACCGAGCCGGTCTCCTGAACCACGTCGAAGGCGGTCATGAGGTCCGACCGTGAGATGAGGCCGACGAGGTCCTCGCCACGGACGACGAGCAGGCGGCCGACGCCCTCGGACTGCATCGTCTGGAGGGCCTCCATCGCGTCGGCCTCCGGGGGGATGGTGTGAAGCTCCCGGGTCATGATCTCCTCGACGGTGTAGGCGTCGCGCTCGACGGTTTTGACGCCGCGAGCGTCCTCCAGCGTGACGAGGCCGACGAGGTCGCCGTCGGTCATGACCGGGTAGCCGGTGTGGCGCTCGGAGAACATCCGCGACATCAGCTCCGAGACGCTGGTGTCGGGCGTGACGGTGTGCAGGTCGGGGGCGGGCGTCATCACGTCCCGCACCGTCACACCCTCGAAGGCGGCCTTCATCACGACCTGCTGGGCCTCGGAGGATGCGCCGATGTAGATGAAGAAGGCGATACCGATGAGCAGCCACTGGAAGTTGAGCAGGCCGAACAGCCCGAGCAGGAGCGCGAACACCTTCCCGACCTCGGCGGCCATCTGCGTCGCCTTCGCGTACGGTCGGGTGCGGGCGAGCAGCGCACGCAGGACCCGGCCACCGTCCATCGGGAAGCCGGGCAGCATGTTGAACAGGGCGAGCGCGACGTTCATCAGCGCGAGGTAGCCGAGGACGAACCGTGCCGACGGCAGGCCCGTTGGAACGGCCAGGAACGCGCCGTAGGAGAGACCGCCGACGGCGATGGAGACGACCGGCCCGGCGATGGCGATCTGGAGCTCCTGCTTCCAGTCCTCGGGCATCTCCGAGAGCGAGGCGATGCCGCCGAAGATCCAGAGCGTGATGGAGTCGATGGGGAACCCGTAGCGCATCGCGACGACCGAGTGCCCGAGCTCGTGGAGCACGACGCCGACGAACAGGCCGATGGCGACCGCGAACCCGAGCACCCACGGCATCCAGCCGGCCAGCAGTGGGTCGACCGGCAGGTTCGCCCCCATCGTCTGGTTGAGCAGGTCCGTCACCGAGCGCACCTGCTGCTGGATGAGGAACGCAAAGAGCGGTAGCACCAGCAGGAACGTCAGGTCCAGCTTGATGGGGATGCCGAACACCGACCCGATCCTGAAGCTTCGCATGCTACGGAGTAGCCGCCGACCACTCTTAAATTGGGGGACGATAACCGTCGGCCGGCGGGTCGGAACCGGTTAAGTGCCCCTCGGCCGTACCGTCGTGCATGTCCGACCCGACAGCCGTGCTCCGCCGCAGCGATGACGTCTCGTACGAACCAGTCGACGCCGCCGAGGGGCTGTCGAAGGGTGTGCTTATCGACGCCGACGACGGTGCTCCAAACTTCGCCATCCGACGGTTCACCCTCGACGCCGGGGGCGAGGTGCCCAGGCACACGAACGCGGTCGAGCACGAGCAGTACGTGCTCGAAGGCGAGTACGTGGTGGGAATCGACGACGAGGAGTACACCGTCTCGGCCGGCGACTCGCTCCTCATCCCGGCCGGCGTCGTCCACTGGTACCGCAACGAGGGCGACGGGCAGGGGGCGTTCCTCTGTGCGGTGCCCAACGGCGACGACGAGATACAGCTGCAGGAGTAGGGGCGACGGAACCGAACGGCCACA is part of the Haloarchaeobius litoreus genome and harbors:
- a CDS encoding SDR family oxidoreductase; translated protein: MDLHLDGDTALVTASSAGLGLASAKALAREGANVTICGRDADRLAEAEAEFEGLDGDVLARQRDITDPDDITDLVETTVEAFGGLDHVVTSAGGPRSGPFLDMTEKDFYKAYDLLVMSAVWTLKEAHPHLADGDGGTWTAITSTSVQEAIDGLVLSNGVRRAVVGVAKTVAREWAPDVRANVVLPAAHETSRIGELVEQSLERGEYTTYEEGLEDWADGIPMGRIGDPDELGDVVAFLASDRASFVTGASVPVDGGRLRS
- a CDS encoding type II toxin-antitoxin system VapC family toxin, encoding MEVLFFDTSALVKRYYEEPGTELVDDLVEDDRRVTITSLAVIETISAFRRKYNRDQISESDTDDLLAAFFREALDDFVIVPMEESIQQFSFDLILEDDLRTLDSLQLAAALALDGEEADVVFVSADSDLVAVANDRGLQTVNPDG
- a CDS encoding mannose-1-phosphate guanylyltransferase translates to MVTTVALVLAGGTGTRLYPASRSDRPKQFLDFVGDGSLLARTVDRVAFADEAYVLTGERYAEAVREHAPRAGVLVEPEGKDTGPALAYAARRIREQVDDAVLCCVPSDHHVDGDFATVAEHACQVAVETDGLVTMGVEPTRAATGYGYIEPADDLADGVAPVASFREKPDAETARELVDDGCLWNAGIFAWTPDAFLRECRGTPLDPIATADDPAEGFARAEAVSVDYAVLERTDDAYVVPATFDWDDLGAWDALERLTDAGLGVENQGGNAMLGDGLSIDASGNVVASDDKHVSLVGVDDLVVAAFDDRVLVVPKGEAQRVREVVSELREENLF
- a CDS encoding DUF7091 family protein; protein product: MTDGGAGDDGIGGYIRRAIRSAGRQYEQSREQFTTGRTVNRLPADEYGRAKIVCRRHADRRAVMLSEQGVPPCFDAENRDCQGCLEDIREGVIETW
- a CDS encoding replication factor A (Replication protein A protects and stabilize the intermediate ssDNA that is generated by the unwinding action of a DNA helicase at the replication fork. In addition, SSBs prevent the formation of secondary structures by single-stranded template DNA.) produces the protein MTDVRQHAEDLHEQFSGHADVSVDEIEERLERLVDEFKVPMDEATRSVRSHYVDETGVDRDELAGGSSQEVELGDIDQDEQWVDLTVKVTQLWEPRSDSIAQVGLVGDESGTKKFVSFTTSELPELEEGAVYRLSNVVTDEYEGQYSVKLNRTTTIEEFDEEIEVGDDDVTIEGALVDIQSGSGLIKRCPEEDCTRVLQNGRCAEHGEVEGTFDLRIKAVIDDGVDAHEVIFNEAATEDVADISLEEAKDMAMDALDTTVVADEIRDEVMGVYYRVTGPTFGRYVLADDVEELTERPDTEATLIRARSM
- a CDS encoding RPA family protein, with protein sequence MSQAPTREVAKRVFAREFNDATYTFKESDEERAPNFALLPTGDRANRVFVVGTLTETEDIGDDSEYWRGRVVDPTGTFFIYAGQYQPEAAAFLRDTEPPAYVSVVGKPRTFETDDGSINVSLRPESITAVDEATRDRWVVETAERTLDRIEAYDDDTNEYAAMATERYDASLLDSYREEVLTALESLDGVDVDEEPEATA
- a CDS encoding SHOCT domain-containing protein: MNGTDGPRVEPSGTGPTPVLVGAILLSVLVVLATTLLPLFFVFGFGGGSLGTLLWYLPFLVPFLVVGVVGLTVWLSVRGSSAQAGDDEHAAADPLDVLEARYTDGEIDLEEYEHRLERLFELDGEFDAHPRVEQLAIRYARGGIDRDALAAGIERLDAAEPAVRPEELDQFLGSDTTAAGGPTVFDDDVASVTFTVDRVAGQNDDPTAIELLRQRYAEGAISDEEYERRLELLRETERGTER
- a CDS encoding ribbon-helix-helix protein, CopG family, whose protein sequence is MGNKNKTVSFRVNEDAFETLQEIAEERDISLSAVFRDYVDMLVAHDGQVAVVPEHEAPEEKSVDEGWPPKVEVPKSFVREHERLELEADHLREQLDEYKQYVTYLRERVDDGGEEDVIHLEDLDGAEDDEDEPYQLG
- a CDS encoding DUF5814 domain-containing protein; this translates as MAITDKIYVKNHRQLSSQLDTNIPKGVFKGATLDMLFNGGEALEKLDETTRERVLDFSKDFMDCGCDNSPYCGHPEEKFVRYLLELRAQGLRPSAIVDVMGDDYMVYAYEGDVLSFLDNSVRTLEAMEELARVEGNEEARKAAKREKETLSG
- a CDS encoding CBS domain-containing protein translates to MRSFRIGSVFGIPIKLDLTFLLVLPLFAFLIQQQVRSVTDLLNQTMGANLPVDPLLAGWMPWVLGFAVAIGLFVGVVLHELGHSVVAMRYGFPIDSITLWIFGGIASLSEMPEDWKQELQIAIAGPVVSIAVGGLSYGAFLAVPTGLPSARFVLGYLALMNVALALFNMLPGFPMDGGRVLRALLARTRPYAKATQMAAEVGKVFALLLGLFGLLNFQWLLIGIAFFIYIGASSEAQQVVMKAAFEGVTVRDVMTPAPDLHTVTPDTSVSELMSRMFSERHTGYPVMTDGDLVGLVTLEDARGVKTVERDAYTVEEIMTRELHTIPPEADAMEALQTMQSEGVGRLLVVRGEDLVGLISRSDLMTAFDVVQETGSVEPSRRTSVRET
- a CDS encoding cupin domain-containing protein; this translates as MSDPTAVLRRSDDVSYEPVDAAEGLSKGVLIDADDGAPNFAIRRFTLDAGGEVPRHTNAVEHEQYVLEGEYVVGIDDEEYTVSAGDSLLIPAGVVHWYRNEGDGQGAFLCAVPNGDDEIQLQE